In the Mya arenaria isolate MELC-2E11 chromosome 11, ASM2691426v1 genome, one interval contains:
- the LOC128209956 gene encoding egl nine homolog 1-like isoform X1 has product MAASVRDEKNIHSHVDKCMVCNETVNVKLCAKCRSVFYCCREHQKQHWPFHKEICKKIADSFSRNENKSSNYIRQMASVTQGLEKLSIDPSSGLTQVSSDTGYVVVSESECVHVGLKTSAGLFTDSEAREHDDLEHNMGSKHSGIQQHTHSIVGHNDGISEYLNSDTSDSGYLIVDTSAESGSSEKFILESEETELTIPDYSSLNTSETSAEARAKMPYFTVLESRNKALSEYITKCLNAYGVCVIDNFLGESKGKDILDEVKDLYENGDLISGQLVNTASPKGAVRGDVITWVDGSEVGCSSIHSLIASVDAIMVHCQKTLGHYNIKGRSKAMVAVYPGNKTHFLRHVDNPSGDGRCVTCIYYLNKNWNSKVDGGLLRIFPEEANRVANVEPKFDRLLFFWSDRRNPHEVLPAHRTRYAVTVWFYDEQERKRAVKGFKDSHGCEAKLKTVYPLYGLTDIN; this is encoded by the exons ATGGCAGCGAGTGTACGTGACGAGAAAAACATACACAGTCATGTAGATAAATGCATGGTTTGTAATGAGACGGTCAACGTAAAATTATGCGCGAAGTGTCGCAGTGTGTTTTATTGCTGCAGGGAGCATCAAAAGCAGCACTGGCCTTTTCATAAGGagatatgtaaaaaaatagcagACTCTTTCTCGAGAAACGAAAATAAATCGAGCAATTATATCCGACAAATGGCGAGTGTTACTCAAGGATTGGAGAAGTTATCAATTGATCCGAGCTCGGGGTTGACTCAAGTCTCCTCGGACACGGGATATGTTGTTGTAAGTGAATCAGAATGTGTACATGTTGGTTTGAAGACGTCTGCCGGTTTGTTTACTGATAGTGAAGCCAGGGAACATGATGACTTGGAACACAATATGGGCTCTAAACACTCAGGTATACAACAGCATACGCATTCCATAGTAGGGCATAATGATGGTATATCAGAATATCTTAATTCTGACACAAGTGATAGTGGTTATTTAATTGTAGATACAAGTGCTGAAAGTGGCAGCTCAGaaaaatttattttggaatcTGAAGAAACAGAATTGACAATACCAGATTACAGTTCATTAAACACTTCTGAAACAAGTGCAGAAGCAAGGGCCAAAATGCCATATTTTACTGTTCTTGAGTCACGAAATAAAGCTCTAAgtgaatatataacaaaatgtcTCAATGCATATGGGGTGTGTGTAATAGACAATTTCCTTGGTGAAAGCAAAGGAAAAGATATATTAGATGAAGTTAAAGACTTGTATGAAAATGGTGATCTCATAAGTGGACAGCTTGTTAATACAGCCTCTCCAAAGGGTGCAGTGCGCGGAGACGTGATTACATGGGTAGATGGATCTGAAGTCGGCTGTTCAAGCATTCATTCACTAATAGCATCGGTAGATGCGATAATGGTTCATTGCCAAAAAACTCTTGGACATTACAATATCAAAGGAAGGTCAAAG gCTATGGTGGCTGTTTATCCAGGAAATAAGACCCATTTTCTTCGGCATGTAGACAACCCCAGCGGTGATGGTAGATGTGTCACCTGCATTTATTACCTTAACAAAAACTGGAACTCAAAG GTGGATGGAGGGTTGTTACGAATATTCCCAGAAGAAGCTAACCGTGTAGCAAATGTTGAGCCCAAATTCGACCGGCTACTTTTCTTTTGGTCAGACCGCAGAAATCCTCATGAGGTGCTTCCAGCTCACAGAACCAG
- the LOC128209956 gene encoding egl nine homolog 1-like isoform X2 gives MAASVRDEKNIHSHVDKCMVCNETVNVKLCAKCRSVFYCCREHQKQHWPFHKEICKKIADSFSRNENKSSNYIRQMASVTQGLEKLSIDPSSGLTQVSSDTGYVVVSESECVHVGLKTSAGLFTDSEAREHDDLEHNMGSKHSGIQQHTHSIVGHNDGISEYLNSDTSDSGYLIVDTSAESGSSEKFILESEETELTIPDYSSLNTSETSAEARAKMPYFTVLESRNKALSEYITKCLNAYGVCVIDNFLGESKGKDILDEVKDLYENGDLISGQLVNTASPKGAVRGDVITWVDGSEVGCSSIHSLIASVDAIMVHCQKTLGHYNIKGRSKAMVAVYPGNKTHFLRHVDNPSGDGRCVTCIYYLNKNWNSKVDGGLLRIFPEEANRVANVEPKFDRLLFFWSDRRNPHEVLPAHRTRYAVTVWFYDEQERKRAVKGFKGITDTTDHGHYRPD, from the exons ATGGCAGCGAGTGTACGTGACGAGAAAAACATACACAGTCATGTAGATAAATGCATGGTTTGTAATGAGACGGTCAACGTAAAATTATGCGCGAAGTGTCGCAGTGTGTTTTATTGCTGCAGGGAGCATCAAAAGCAGCACTGGCCTTTTCATAAGGagatatgtaaaaaaatagcagACTCTTTCTCGAGAAACGAAAATAAATCGAGCAATTATATCCGACAAATGGCGAGTGTTACTCAAGGATTGGAGAAGTTATCAATTGATCCGAGCTCGGGGTTGACTCAAGTCTCCTCGGACACGGGATATGTTGTTGTAAGTGAATCAGAATGTGTACATGTTGGTTTGAAGACGTCTGCCGGTTTGTTTACTGATAGTGAAGCCAGGGAACATGATGACTTGGAACACAATATGGGCTCTAAACACTCAGGTATACAACAGCATACGCATTCCATAGTAGGGCATAATGATGGTATATCAGAATATCTTAATTCTGACACAAGTGATAGTGGTTATTTAATTGTAGATACAAGTGCTGAAAGTGGCAGCTCAGaaaaatttattttggaatcTGAAGAAACAGAATTGACAATACCAGATTACAGTTCATTAAACACTTCTGAAACAAGTGCAGAAGCAAGGGCCAAAATGCCATATTTTACTGTTCTTGAGTCACGAAATAAAGCTCTAAgtgaatatataacaaaatgtcTCAATGCATATGGGGTGTGTGTAATAGACAATTTCCTTGGTGAAAGCAAAGGAAAAGATATATTAGATGAAGTTAAAGACTTGTATGAAAATGGTGATCTCATAAGTGGACAGCTTGTTAATACAGCCTCTCCAAAGGGTGCAGTGCGCGGAGACGTGATTACATGGGTAGATGGATCTGAAGTCGGCTGTTCAAGCATTCATTCACTAATAGCATCGGTAGATGCGATAATGGTTCATTGCCAAAAAACTCTTGGACATTACAATATCAAAGGAAGGTCAAAG gCTATGGTGGCTGTTTATCCAGGAAATAAGACCCATTTTCTTCGGCATGTAGACAACCCCAGCGGTGATGGTAGATGTGTCACCTGCATTTATTACCTTAACAAAAACTGGAACTCAAAG GTGGATGGAGGGTTGTTACGAATATTCCCAGAAGAAGCTAACCGTGTAGCAAATGTTGAGCCCAAATTCGACCGGCTACTTTTCTTTTGGTCAGACCGCAGAAATCCTCATGAGGTGCTTCCAGCTCACAGAACCAG